GGAGGACGGAGTACTGCCGTGCCCGGGGAAGGACCTACCGTCAGCTCGAGGAGGCAGGGTTTTACCTTCCTCTGGTCGATGTCTATTGTCGTTACTATGCTCCTGCCCATTACGATGATCTAGTGATAATCAGGACCTGGGTGAAGAAGGCGAAGCGGAGTTTCATCCACTTCGGTTATCAGGTGATAGATGAAGGGAGTGGGGAGCTACTCGCCGAGGGGGAAAGCCGTCATATCGTAACCGATACCGATCTCAATCAGGCGAATCTCCCCGACGAGCTCTTTAGGCTATTTTCCTGAACCCTTCCTTTTCCTCTTTTGGCTGAGAAAGCCCATTACCTCGAAGATGATCTTGACCCCAAGGAAGCCGGTGATATCGGCATTGTCGAGCGGAGGTGATATCTCCACCAGATCGAGTGCCTTTATAGGTAGTTTTTCAAAGAGGATCTCGAGTAGATTGAGGAGAAACCGGGTGCTCATCCCCCCGGCAACCGGGATCCCTGTTCCCGGAGCAAAGGCGGGGTCGAGGAAGTCGATATCCAGTGATAGATAGATCCGATTGATCCCCGAAAACCTCGTCACCGTCCAGGCAGCTACCTCCTCCACCCCCATCTTGGCACAATCCTTGGCTGGTATCATCAGGAGGCCAGTTTCCCTTATGTAGTCCATCTCAGCTGGGTTGAAGGAACGAGCACCGATGATAATGGTATGCTCGGGAGAGGTGTTTTTTTCCTCGAGCATCCTCCTGAGGGTGCAGGCGTGGGAGTAGCCCGATTTGTCGTACTCCTCCCAGAGGTCGGGATGGGCATCGAGGTAGATTATCCCTACCTCGTCATCCTTTATCCCGGCAAAACCGCGAAAGGCGGGGATGGTGATCGAATGATCCCCGCCGATTATGATGGTGAACCCGGCGGAGGAGGTGATCTTGGCGATCTCCCCCTCCGCCCGGGAAAAGAAGGAAGAAAGCTCGAGCTCTATCTCTATATCCCCTAAGTCCACCACCTTTATCTTGGAGATCTCTTCCCCGATTTCGGTTACCGCTGATGACTTGGTAGAAAGGTCCCTTAGCTTTGCTGGAGCGAACGCTGCCCCCTTCCGATAACAGCAGGACCCATCGTAAGGTATCCCAACGATGGCGAGGTCGGGCTTTTCTATCTTTTTGTCCGACGGGACGAGCCCGCCCCAGAGATCCCTTTTGATCATCTTAAAGCAGTCCCATCTTGATGAAGATAGGGGCGAAGATCAGGGATACGATCGACATCACCTTGATCAGGATGTTGAGCGAAGGACCAGAGGTATCCTTGAACGGGTCGCCAAGGGTATCTCCGATCACCGCCGTCTTGTGAGCAGGTGAGCCCTTTCCTCCCAGATGCCCTGCCTCGATGAACTTCTTCGCATTATCCCAGGAGGCGCCGGAGTTCGCCATCATAATGGCGAACAGGGAAGCGGTGAGGATCGAGCCGACGAGAAGGCCTCCTACTGCCCTTGCCCCAAGGGTGAAACCGATGACGAGCGGTGCTGCTACCGCGAGGAGACTGGGAAGAACCATCTCCCTGAGAGCTCCCCTGGTACTGATATCGACACACCGCTTATAATCTGGCTTTGCCTTTCCCTCCATTAAACCCGCTATCTCCCTGAACTGCCTCCTCACCTCGTTTACCATCCGATAAGCAGCTTTTCCCACCGCTTTCAAGGTAAGGGCGCAGAAGAGGAGGGTGAGCATCCCTCCAATGAGAAACCCCGCCAATACTGGGGTGGAAAGGAGGTCGATCATCTTGAGCTTTATTACCTGGGCATAGGCGGAGAAGAGGGCAAAGGCGGTGAAGACGGCGGTACCGATGGCAAAGCCCTTGTTCACCGCTGCGGTCGTGTTCCCCACCGAATCGAGCGCCTCGGTCCTCGCCCTTGTCTCGGCACCGAGCCCAGCCATCTCGGCAATGCCAGCAGCGTTATCGGTGATGGGACCATACCCATCGATGGCAAGCACCATCCCTAATGGTGCGAGAAGCCCCACTGCTGCCATTGGTATCCCGTAAAGCCCACCGAAGTGATAGGCGAGGAAAATAGCGCCTGCAATGAGGACGAGGGATATGGAGGCGCTCTCCATCCCTGAGGAGATGCCGCTAAGGATGGTTCCTCCCACCCCCTTTACCGCCGAGTTGGCTATTTCCTGTACCGGAGCGCCCTTATCGGAGGTATAGTGCTCAGTGAGCCAGCTGATGATGAGCCCGGCAATGAGACCGGCAAGAACGGCATAGAAGATGCCTATATCCCCGATTATTGCCTTGATGAGGAAGTAGATGGCGATGGCGGAGATCGTCCAGGTGATGATCGTTCCTTTGTTCATCGCCCTCCGGGTGAGGGCGGTTTGTTCCTGGAAGTCGAGTTTCTTACCTTCTTTTGTCCTTACGAAGAGGGCGCCGATGATGCTCGCTATTATCCCAATCCCCCTTACTGCCAAAGGAAGCATAACCCCCTTCGCTCCATAGAGGAGGGCGCCTATGGTCATCGCACCGATGGTTGAGGCGATATAGGATTCGAAGAGATCCGCTCCCATCCCCGCGGTATCACCCACGCAATCGCCCACATTGTCTGCTATCACCGCCGGATTCCGGGGATCATCCTCAGGAATACCGCTTTCCACCTTTCCCACCAGATCGGCGCCGACATCAGCTGCCTTGGTATAGATGCCCCCACCGACCCTGGCGAAGAGGGCGATGGAGCTCGCCCCAAAGCTGAACCCGGTTACCACCTCCACTGCCTTGACCACATCGCCACCGAAATGATGAAGGAGAAGGAGATAACCGATGGTTAGGCCGAGGATGCCCAATCCGACCACCGACATCCCGAGGACCGCCCCCCCGGCAAAGGCAATGGAGACCGCCCGGGAGAAGCTTCCCCTCGCCGCGTTCGCTGTCCTGCCGTTCGCCGAGGTGGCCATCATCATCCCGATATAACCGGCAAGTGCCGAGGAAAAGGCACCCGCGATGAAGGAGACAGCGGTGAGCTTCTCTATGAAAAAGAATAAGGCAAAGAAGACGACGATGATGAAAAGAACCAGGCTCTTATACTCTCGGCTAAGAAAGGCAACCGCTCCCTCCCTTATGGCACCGGTTATCTCCGCTACCTCGGGGGTGCCGAATCCCTCCCGGTTCACCCTTCTTGCGAAGAGGAAAGCGGAGATTAACGCTGCTACTCCTGATATTATTACTAAAAGGAAATAGTTCATCTTTTCCTCCTTTTAATCAATATAAAGGATATAAAAACAGGTAGAAAATTCTAATCCATTGATCAGGCTAAGTCAAGCTGAAATCAAATCTGCCCTCTTGCCTTTTCCGTTTTCATCCGCTATGCTAAAGAATGTCTTATTGTGATAGGAAAATTTTAATTAATTTTCAAGGGAGTGGTTATATGGAAAAACACACGGTTTATCTCGATAACGCTTCTACCTCCTTCCCCAAGCCGAAAGAGGTGCTCGAGGAGATGTTGCGATGTTACAGGGAATTCGGAGTCAACGCAGGAAGGTCCCAGTTCTCCTTGGCTACAAAGGCGGCGGAGCTCATCAGCAGAACGAGGGAAAAACTCACCCGGTTCTTCGGCGGCGAGATCCCGGAGCGGTTAATTTTTTCTTATAATGTCACCGATGCTATGAATATGGTTATCTTCGGTATCCTTCGCCCCGGCGATCACGCGATAATAACCGATCTTGAGCACAATGCAGTTCTCCGTCCCATCTATCATCTCCTTTCCCGGGGAGATATCGAGGTCGATTATGTTCCTCCTGATTCCGAGGGCTACCTCGATCCCGATGAATTCCCCAAACGGTTCAAGCGAAACACCAAGATGGTGATCGTCTGTCACGGCTCGAATGTGATCGGCGCTGTCCAACCGATAGGGGAGATCGGAGCTCGGTGTCGGGAGCACGGGGTGATATTTACGGTGGATACCGCTCAGACCGCGGGTATCGTTCCGATAAATGCCAGGGCGATGAATGTGGATATCGTCGCCTTCACCGGTCATAAGGCTCTCTTCGGTCCCACCGGTATTGGGGGGATGTATGTAGCCCCAGGGGTTTCCATCGCTCCCACCAAGTTTGGCGGTACTGGTATCCTTTCCGATTGCCCCCGTCAACCGGATCAGCTCCCTCATCGCTTAGAAGCAGGTACGGTAAATATATTGGGGATTGCTGGGCTCTTTTATGGGGTTGAGTTTATAGAGAAGAAGGGGATTGAAAATATCCACCGTCGGGAGATGGAGCTTTTGAAGAGGCTCCGCGAGGGTCTTTCCAAGATCGATGGAATAACCTTCTATGGACCTGCGGGTTATGATAACCGTGTGGCGGTTTTATCTTTTACCCTGGCGGGAATAGAGGCGCCTAAGCTCGGTAGCCTCCTTGCTGAGAGGTACGATATCGCTACCAGGGCAGGTCTTCATTGTGCTCCCAGGCTCCATAAAGCGCTCGGTACCGCTCCGGTGGGGACGGTGAGGGTTAGCCCGGGGTTCTTCAATTCCGAAGATGATATCGATTATTTCCTTGGAGCAGTGGAGGAGATAGCGAAGGAGATTCGGCGCTGAGCATTAGCGGATTATGCCCATATAGCCTGGGGGCCAATAGATGAATATCGCTCGCCCTGAAATGAGGTCCTTCTTGATGGGGCCGAAGTCACGGCTGTCATCGGAGATGACCCGGTTGTCCCCCAGTAGATAATATTCGTTATTCCCGAGGGTGACGGGGGGATGGTCGTCATCTCCCCGCGCCCTCTCATCCAAATATGGCTCAGAAAGGGGGGTTCCGTTTATATAGATGTGTCCCTTCTTTATCTCCACCTTTTCCCCGGGAAGTCCTATTATCCTCTTTATGAAGATCTTTCCCGGATTTTTTGGATAACGGAAGACAACGATATCGCCTCGTCCTATCTTGCCGAAATGGAGGGACAGTTTCTCCACCACTATTCGCTCGCTATTTCTTAGATTGGGGTACATACTATCACCTTCCACCTTAAACGGCTGAGCAACGAAGGTGATGAGGATGAGGAATAAAAAGAGGGCAATAATTATATCTCGTGCCCAGAGAAGGAGCCACAGGGACCTTCGTTTCTTCTTCATTCCCTCTCCTTAATTAAAGAGATCCTCCTCTTCCCGGGCAAGCTTGGACAGATAGAGGGAAAGGGTTTCCTCCTTCCTCGCGAATTTTCTTATCTTATCGACAAGCGTTTCTGGAAGGGTTCTCTCCCGGATCGCCCGCTCGAGGGCGAAGGTGCTTAAGGTGGAGAACCTTTCCCAAAGGCCACTTTCTTTGATGAGCTTTTCGAGTTTTCTCCTTTCCTCAGGAGCATCGTTTCTCCCAGGGAATCTCAATTTTTCCTCTATCTTCACCCGGAGGCGGTTGGTCAACCCCTGGATCACCGAAACTTTCTCCCTCTTAGCAAAGGAGGCGATTACCTCCTTCAGCCGTTCTATCTCCGCTTCTATTCGCTTCTTCTCGCTTATGAGTTTGGCATACTGTTCGACCAGCACCACCCCCCGCTCCTCCTTGACCTCAGCTGGAGGGAGGTTGGCTATTTTCACCCGATGCTTCATTATAGGGCAGAGATCTTGATACTCGCACCAAGAGCAAAGCGTCCCTTCCTGTGGGGGGAATTCCTTTGCCTTTTCTATCCGCTCTATGAGGAGGATGGTATCCTCAAGGAGTTTTTCGAGCTCCTCCTCCCTCTTTGTCAGCCGAAATTCCTCACCAAAGGCTAAAAAATGCCACACGAGCTCTACCCTTTTAACATCGGGAAGCATCTTCTTTAAGGCGAGTTGGTACATCGGAAGTTGGCGGTCGCTCTTCAGGTTGTCCAGGGTAGGAAGGGAGGAGTTGGTCTTATAATCGTGGATCTCGTAAACACCCTCTTCTACCTTAACCAAGCGATCGATATAGCCGATGTAGCGTAAGCCCCTTTCTTGATCGAGTTCAATCGTAACCTCCTTCTCCAGATCCAAGGTGGTGCCCCTATCGAATGGGGTATGGCGGTCGTAGTAACGTTCGATACAGAGCCTTCCGAAATGACGATAGTTCTCCGGTTTGTATTCGCTTCTTACTATCCTTATTCCAGGATGGAAACTTCTATCCCACAGCCGTTCATAATGAGCGATCAGTTCCTCCTTGGTGTTTATCCTGCCGTAGTTGAGATCGCGATAGAGCTTCTCCAGCGTCTTGTGAACCAAGCTCCCTACAAACGCCTCGATGTTTTCCACATCCCTCTTTATCCCATCGATATAGCGGAGTTTGTATCTATAGGGGCAATTTTCAAAGGTGGAAAGTCGAGAGTGAGAATAAGTATTACCCATTGGTTTTGCCGGTTCCTCCTTCTCCGAATTACCCATCTTTACCTCAATCTATCTTATCCCAACTTTGTCTTCTCTTCCATTGGCTTGTTGGCATTTTTTCTGATCCTCTCCTCCGCGGAAAGGGCGTATCTTTCTTCTCGCTCTATCATCACAAAGTCCCGGTTGAGAGCCTTTGCCACATAGCCTGTGGTACCCGTTCCCGCCATTGGGTCGAGGATCAGATCGCCCTCTTCGGTCGATGTCAAAATCACCCGACGCAGGAGCTCCACCGGTTTTTGGGTAGGGTGGAGTTTCTTTCCCTCCCCGTTTTTCAGCCTTTCCCTCCCGCTACAGACTGGTATCTCCCAAACATTAGCTCCCACTTTGCCCACTCCAAATTCCTTGGCATATCCTTTATGGAAGGTGTATCCCTTGACCTTTTTATCCTTCACCGCCCAGATGAGCGTCTCCGTTGCATTGGTGAACCTCACCTTCAGGAAATTTGGTACCGGGTTCCGCTTGAGCCAGATGATGTCGTTTAGGATCCAGAAGCCAATATCCTGCATTATCTTCCCGATACGGTGGATATTGTGGTAGGTGCCGATGATCCAGAGGGTGGCTTTTTCCTTCATTAC
This portion of the Acidobacteriota bacterium genome encodes:
- a CDS encoding site-specific DNA-methyltransferase; translated protein: MEKNKEEDKFYQLLVKDLPGIDRYPLNEIRGRIILGDALEVLPKIDARSFDMVFIDPPYFLQLPKRKLIRWSGTVVNGVSDPWDRFEDFEDYDQFIRRLLIETKRVMKEKATLWIIGTYHNIHRIGKIMQDIGFWILNDIIWLKRNPVPNFLKVRFTNATETLIWAVKDKKVKGYTFHKGYAKEFGVGKVGANVWEIPVCSGRERLKNGEGKKLHPTQKPVELLRRVILTSTEEGDLILDPMAGTGTTGYVAKALNRDFVMIEREERYALSAEERIRKNANKPMEEKTKLG
- the lepB gene encoding signal peptidase I, translating into MKKKRRSLWLLLWARDIIIALFLFLILITFVAQPFKVEGDSMYPNLRNSERIVVEKLSLHFGKIGRGDIVVFRYPKNPGKIFIKRIIGLPGEKVEIKKGHIYINGTPLSEPYLDERARGDDDHPPVTLGNNEYYLLGDNRVISDDSRDFGPIKKDLISGRAIFIYWPPGYMGIIR
- a CDS encoding sodium-translocating pyrophosphatase; its protein translation is MNYFLLVIISGVAALISAFLFARRVNREGFGTPEVAEITGAIREGAVAFLSREYKSLVLFIIVVFFALFFFIEKLTAVSFIAGAFSSALAGYIGMMMATSANGRTANAARGSFSRAVSIAFAGGAVLGMSVVGLGILGLTIGYLLLLHHFGGDVVKAVEVVTGFSFGASSIALFARVGGGIYTKAADVGADLVGKVESGIPEDDPRNPAVIADNVGDCVGDTAGMGADLFESYIASTIGAMTIGALLYGAKGVMLPLAVRGIGIIASIIGALFVRTKEGKKLDFQEQTALTRRAMNKGTIITWTISAIAIYFLIKAIIGDIGIFYAVLAGLIAGLIISWLTEHYTSDKGAPVQEIANSAVKGVGGTILSGISSGMESASISLVLIAGAIFLAYHFGGLYGIPMAAVGLLAPLGMVLAIDGYGPITDNAAGIAEMAGLGAETRARTEALDSVGNTTAAVNKGFAIGTAVFTAFALFSAYAQVIKLKMIDLLSTPVLAGFLIGGMLTLLFCALTLKAVGKAAYRMVNEVRRQFREIAGLMEGKAKPDYKRCVDISTRGALREMVLPSLLAVAAPLVIGFTLGARAVGGLLVGSILTASLFAIMMANSGASWDNAKKFIEAGHLGGKGSPAHKTAVIGDTLGDPFKDTSGPSLNILIKVMSIVSLIFAPIFIKMGLL
- a CDS encoding acyl-CoA thioesterase — encoded protein: MKAKPPDRFYVDHTIRVRYVEVDRMDVVYNAYYVDWFAIGRTEYCRARGRTYRQLEEAGFYLPLVDVYCRYYAPAHYDDLVIIRTWVKKAKRSFIHFGYQVIDEGSGELLAEGESRHIVTDTDLNQANLPDELFRLFS
- the speB gene encoding agmatinase produces the protein MIKRDLWGGLVPSDKKIEKPDLAIVGIPYDGSCCYRKGAAFAPAKLRDLSTKSSAVTEIGEEISKIKVVDLGDIEIELELSSFFSRAEGEIAKITSSAGFTIIIGGDHSITIPAFRGFAGIKDDEVGIIYLDAHPDLWEEYDKSGYSHACTLRRMLEEKNTSPEHTIIIGARSFNPAEMDYIRETGLLMIPAKDCAKMGVEEVAAWTVTRFSGINRIYLSLDIDFLDPAFAPGTGIPVAGGMSTRFLLNLLEILFEKLPIKALDLVEISPPLDNADITGFLGVKIIFEVMGFLSQKRKRKGSGK
- a CDS encoding PD-(D/E)XK nuclease family protein, yielding MGNSEKEEPAKPMGNTYSHSRLSTFENCPYRYKLRYIDGIKRDVENIEAFVGSLVHKTLEKLYRDLNYGRINTKEELIAHYERLWDRSFHPGIRIVRSEYKPENYRHFGRLCIERYYDRHTPFDRGTTLDLEKEVTIELDQERGLRYIGYIDRLVKVEEGVYEIHDYKTNSSLPTLDNLKSDRQLPMYQLALKKMLPDVKRVELVWHFLAFGEEFRLTKREEELEKLLEDTILLIERIEKAKEFPPQEGTLCSWCEYQDLCPIMKHRVKIANLPPAEVKEERGVVLVEQYAKLISEKKRIEAEIERLKEVIASFAKREKVSVIQGLTNRLRVKIEEKLRFPGRNDAPEERRKLEKLIKESGLWERFSTLSTFALERAIRERTLPETLVDKIRKFARKEETLSLYLSKLAREEEDLFN
- a CDS encoding aminotransferase class V-fold PLP-dependent enzyme, whose amino-acid sequence is MEKHTVYLDNASTSFPKPKEVLEEMLRCYREFGVNAGRSQFSLATKAAELISRTREKLTRFFGGEIPERLIFSYNVTDAMNMVIFGILRPGDHAIITDLEHNAVLRPIYHLLSRGDIEVDYVPPDSEGYLDPDEFPKRFKRNTKMVIVCHGSNVIGAVQPIGEIGARCREHGVIFTVDTAQTAGIVPINARAMNVDIVAFTGHKALFGPTGIGGMYVAPGVSIAPTKFGGTGILSDCPRQPDQLPHRLEAGTVNILGIAGLFYGVEFIEKKGIENIHRREMELLKRLREGLSKIDGITFYGPAGYDNRVAVLSFTLAGIEAPKLGSLLAERYDIATRAGLHCAPRLHKALGTAPVGTVRVSPGFFNSEDDIDYFLGAVEEIAKEIRR